A window of Streptomyces gilvosporeus contains these coding sequences:
- a CDS encoding sacsin N-terminal ATP-binding-like domain-containing protein — MVWVSPAGCGNEVQPADVPRWRQRILAEATSIAHVYLAGAEHGQPLTRQLKEITESTIAPDYRGRALVELLQNGHDAHPRDRSDGRVELALHPDEGDHGVFYATNGGSPLNDDNFTALCRVARSSKSPSEGIGHKGVGFKSVLHLTDAPEIYSRATPGSGRFDGYCFRFARPSDFDDLAALVAPDRPGFADELRANVSSLQVPVCLHDVPARVSAYATEGFSTVIRLPLRSAEAREEVVRQLREMSDQNVPPFELFLERLGAVALVDESGGTEARREYSRKATDLLVLDDLRVQEVRLSRGPRLLMVTSRIDEASVGRAIAESRTERSMGATWEEWHGDAAVNVAVSMDETITATRMYTFLPMGAGAKAPFAGYLNAPFFAGLDRRSLNRDMPWNSRLLDQAATACAHVAQLAAANQLSLPDGALLDLVSWYTNDIPRLAAAFARIGTDLDTIPFIPVLHPRLGRTCLGRAQVWKPQQCTRFTPAAAALTGVPDLVDHQAIGPRRLDRLEKLAVYRKRALRPAPSTLASWAERCAAALAADNASGQAWGEFYDDLARTVSAEQCLDRTLLLTHEGALVRPSTDNGNVFFAPEPLPGTHGTGHPRALPPALNRHIVFLHPGIALTLVTTNRPTEGRKWLEGNGLVQRYCTETVLELIAHAMTAAGGEEHQLHACLAAAFQTWSGSTTADGTAITAHLLVPTVGGWLPTHEAVFGEEWPDPAGSRIDAVLTEFLQRSDTRCPSLDDVSRRLLLSPAEVLPEAPAAQLQRFLEQCGIQHGLPLQSVPVSIRVLGRHLARPLMMPWESGWGLHQEEFRQWIAAADRTASPTRPSPHLSYECESLHRIPGQEIFDGLGDTGRELYAELVLHGLQTWPTYSAEFRSGSCTITWPSPLVGFLSKAAWFPQTVPDNRSTATFRRPDEAWLVPAQDRAPDFLPTQPARVNRHIDERVQVRLGTLGVRNWKDPASAADRVQYLVDLVRDTPAVRHARHASAVRKAYEVAWADLLPTSSAESPAGPKTLDVLVQRSGVLGVLPANGPEGIYVRDGRGAAVHGLLEQTRAAVLPLRRTGLAAKVQKYLTRHGGTSLRPASSANVELIVDGESFDRAVQQGLLDAVGPWLPVAVAGLLELHPQPGQLQFAEVMETLSAATLTIARQVTPIIEGHPAPVSDRAHALLHKSPMGPDIVSVPGIAADGSGLPMWPAVQAASTVITDLLGVPGLADSLRLHLIDLERRCPAPRAVTVEDIASVLELDVAELRDLALGYAVTEATVDRVMPLLACIDAAVAEQFVVERHTLKSAQDLETWLVSRLAGTDAQAGLLLALADSEDLYGALCALGITLQEANSRWRAHGYQLLHHADGHARQFESWMQRHSARLTDRLRDAFVLRYQRDGDPQGYMETCAALSAVGPDPSWLDVHWNLSDDLLHAHLDAWLATRAPSVPMSGPPLPPVAELSRHNREKIRQWLAEPTAHFASQDLLPEPTPGLRRPSASQAIRALAAHGLLDFEELTPESTVRLLRRLGLWTVEDVRAARRTSEEGKEMSVQRQHGQSPRAGAIPPTAADALPAFAEDFARRLGSIRSTADLTPAPPRSPARAVGHPLRPGGTTAPAPDSMSAQQIGLAGEMVAGEWLRQRYGVPPKESWVSGFRNTVLGDNRGDDGLGYDFVITLPEARHYFEVKASERDDYEFELGATQVRRARELALDETYSVLYISHIRDEDARLLTCLPNPFSPQGRPLYQLTAETRRLRFFPLHGKREP, encoded by the coding sequence ATGGTCTGGGTAAGCCCTGCTGGCTGCGGCAACGAGGTACAGCCCGCAGATGTTCCACGCTGGAGACAGCGCATCCTGGCGGAAGCGACCAGCATCGCTCACGTCTACCTTGCCGGAGCCGAGCACGGCCAGCCGCTCACGCGTCAGCTCAAGGAAATCACCGAGAGCACCATTGCCCCGGACTATCGCGGCCGGGCCCTGGTCGAGCTGCTGCAGAACGGTCACGACGCCCACCCCCGTGACCGCAGTGACGGTCGTGTGGAGCTGGCGCTGCACCCTGACGAAGGGGATCACGGCGTCTTTTACGCGACTAACGGCGGGTCTCCGCTGAACGACGACAACTTCACGGCGCTTTGCCGTGTCGCCCGGTCGAGCAAGAGCCCTAGCGAGGGCATCGGGCACAAGGGGGTGGGGTTCAAGAGCGTTCTACATCTGACGGACGCCCCGGAGATCTACAGCAGGGCGACTCCAGGTTCCGGCCGCTTCGACGGCTACTGCTTCCGCTTCGCCCGGCCTTCGGACTTCGACGACCTCGCCGCTCTGGTCGCCCCCGACCGCCCGGGCTTCGCGGATGAGCTTCGGGCCAATGTCTCTTCCCTGCAGGTCCCTGTCTGTCTGCACGACGTCCCCGCCCGTGTGTCGGCCTACGCCACCGAGGGGTTCTCCACCGTCATCCGGCTGCCGCTGCGCTCGGCAGAAGCCCGGGAGGAGGTCGTGCGGCAGCTACGGGAGATGAGTGACCAGAACGTGCCGCCCTTCGAGCTTTTCCTCGAGCGGCTCGGCGCCGTGGCCCTCGTGGACGAGAGCGGAGGCACCGAGGCGCGGAGGGAATACAGCCGGAAGGCGACCGATCTCCTTGTCCTCGACGACCTGCGTGTCCAGGAAGTACGCCTCAGCCGTGGACCACGCCTTCTCATGGTGACCAGCCGGATCGACGAGGCTTCGGTCGGTCGTGCCATCGCTGAGAGCCGTACGGAACGCAGCATGGGCGCGACATGGGAAGAATGGCACGGCGATGCCGCCGTCAACGTCGCCGTATCGATGGACGAGACGATTACCGCGACCAGGATGTACACCTTTCTACCCATGGGGGCAGGCGCAAAGGCGCCATTTGCGGGGTACCTCAACGCCCCCTTCTTCGCAGGCCTGGACCGCCGCTCCCTCAACCGGGACATGCCGTGGAACAGCAGGCTCCTCGACCAGGCCGCGACCGCATGCGCCCACGTCGCGCAACTGGCCGCAGCCAATCAGCTCTCCCTCCCCGACGGCGCCCTGCTGGACCTCGTCAGCTGGTACACCAACGACATTCCCCGGCTGGCGGCAGCCTTCGCACGAATCGGCACCGACCTCGACACCATCCCCTTCATCCCGGTGCTTCACCCTCGGCTGGGCCGCACCTGTCTGGGACGGGCCCAGGTTTGGAAGCCTCAGCAGTGCACACGCTTCACTCCCGCAGCCGCCGCACTTACCGGCGTACCTGACCTGGTGGACCATCAAGCCATCGGACCACGGCGACTGGACCGCCTGGAGAAGCTGGCCGTGTACCGGAAGCGTGCACTGCGGCCGGCTCCCTCAACCCTCGCCTCTTGGGCGGAACGGTGTGCAGCGGCGCTGGCCGCTGACAATGCATCCGGTCAGGCTTGGGGTGAGTTCTACGACGATCTCGCAAGGACCGTCTCCGCCGAGCAGTGCCTGGACCGTACCCTGCTCCTCACCCACGAGGGTGCGCTGGTCCGCCCCTCCACTGACAACGGCAACGTCTTCTTCGCGCCCGAACCCCTCCCCGGCACACACGGGACGGGGCACCCCCGTGCGCTGCCTCCGGCACTGAACCGGCACATCGTCTTTCTCCACCCCGGCATTGCCCTCACCCTCGTCACGACGAACCGGCCTACCGAAGGCAGAAAGTGGCTGGAGGGCAACGGGCTGGTACAGCGCTACTGCACCGAGACCGTCCTGGAACTCATCGCTCATGCCATGACGGCAGCCGGTGGCGAGGAGCATCAGCTCCACGCGTGCCTCGCGGCGGCCTTCCAGACATGGAGCGGCAGCACGACGGCCGACGGCACCGCCATCACGGCGCACCTGCTGGTACCCACGGTGGGGGGCTGGCTCCCCACACATGAGGCCGTGTTCGGCGAGGAGTGGCCGGACCCAGCCGGCAGCAGGATCGATGCCGTACTGACAGAGTTTCTACAGCGTTCCGACACTCGCTGCCCCTCCCTCGACGACGTAAGCCGCCGTCTCCTGCTCTCCCCCGCCGAGGTGTTACCCGAGGCACCCGCCGCTCAGCTGCAGCGCTTCCTGGAGCAGTGCGGCATCCAGCACGGGTTACCCCTGCAGTCCGTCCCGGTGAGCATCCGGGTGCTGGGCCGGCATCTGGCCAGGCCGCTGATGATGCCGTGGGAGTCCGGCTGGGGGCTGCACCAGGAGGAATTCCGGCAGTGGATCGCCGCGGCCGACCGCACGGCATCCCCCACAAGACCGAGTCCCCATCTCTCGTACGAGTGTGAGAGCCTGCACCGCATCCCGGGCCAGGAGATCTTCGACGGCCTCGGTGACACCGGCCGGGAGCTGTATGCCGAACTCGTCCTGCACGGCCTGCAGACCTGGCCCACATATTCCGCGGAGTTTCGCTCGGGCAGTTGCACGATCACCTGGCCGTCTCCTCTGGTCGGATTCCTCTCCAAGGCCGCCTGGTTTCCGCAGACCGTCCCCGACAACCGCTCCACCGCGACCTTCCGCCGGCCGGACGAGGCGTGGCTAGTACCGGCCCAGGACCGTGCCCCTGACTTCCTGCCGACCCAGCCCGCCCGCGTGAACCGCCACATCGACGAACGAGTCCAGGTACGCCTCGGGACGCTGGGCGTCAGGAACTGGAAAGATCCCGCGTCTGCTGCGGACCGGGTGCAATACCTCGTCGATCTGGTGCGTGACACACCGGCCGTACGGCACGCTCGGCACGCGTCCGCAGTCCGAAAGGCGTACGAAGTTGCCTGGGCGGATCTGCTGCCAACCAGCAGTGCCGAGTCTCCAGCCGGCCCCAAGACCTTGGACGTCCTCGTCCAGCGGTCGGGCGTACTGGGTGTCCTGCCCGCAAACGGTCCCGAGGGCATCTACGTACGCGATGGTCGGGGGGCCGCAGTCCACGGCCTGCTGGAGCAGACCCGGGCGGCCGTGCTGCCGCTGCGTCGAACCGGTCTGGCGGCCAAGGTCCAGAAGTACCTGACCCGGCACGGAGGGACCTCTCTCCGGCCGGCCAGCAGCGCCAACGTCGAGCTGATCGTCGACGGTGAGTCATTCGACCGGGCCGTGCAGCAGGGTCTGCTCGACGCGGTCGGGCCGTGGCTCCCCGTGGCCGTGGCAGGGCTCCTTGAGCTGCACCCCCAACCGGGGCAACTGCAGTTCGCAGAGGTCATGGAGACACTCAGCGCGGCCACACTCACGATCGCCCGCCAAGTCACCCCCATCATCGAAGGACATCCCGCCCCGGTATCGGACCGGGCCCACGCACTGCTTCACAAAAGCCCCATGGGCCCCGACATCGTGAGTGTCCCCGGGATCGCGGCGGATGGTTCGGGCCTCCCCATGTGGCCGGCCGTGCAGGCTGCGAGCACCGTCATCACGGATCTGCTCGGCGTGCCCGGACTCGCAGACTCGCTACGACTCCATCTCATCGACCTGGAGCGCCGATGCCCCGCACCGCGCGCGGTCACCGTCGAGGACATCGCGAGTGTCCTAGAACTGGACGTGGCGGAACTCCGTGATCTGGCCCTCGGATACGCGGTGACGGAGGCGACCGTGGACCGCGTGATGCCGCTGCTCGCCTGCATAGATGCAGCCGTCGCCGAACAGTTCGTCGTCGAACGGCATACGCTCAAAAGTGCCCAAGACCTCGAGACTTGGCTCGTGTCCCGGCTGGCGGGCACCGATGCCCAGGCCGGGCTCCTCCTCGCTCTGGCCGACTCAGAGGACCTGTACGGGGCTCTGTGCGCCCTGGGGATCACTCTGCAGGAGGCGAACAGTCGGTGGCGTGCGCACGGCTATCAACTCCTGCACCACGCGGACGGGCACGCCCGACAGTTCGAGTCCTGGATGCAGCGCCACAGCGCACGGCTCACCGATCGTCTCCGCGACGCCTTCGTGCTCCGCTATCAGAGGGACGGAGACCCTCAGGGCTACATGGAGACCTGCGCGGCGCTGTCAGCCGTGGGCCCAGATCCGTCCTGGCTCGACGTGCACTGGAACCTCTCCGACGACCTTCTGCACGCGCACCTCGACGCCTGGCTCGCCACGCGCGCACCGTCCGTACCGATGAGCGGTCCGCCCCTGCCGCCTGTCGCCGAGCTGAGCCGACACAACCGCGAGAAGATCCGCCAATGGCTGGCCGAGCCGACTGCCCACTTCGCCTCGCAGGACCTCCTGCCCGAGCCCACACCGGGCCTACGCCGTCCGTCCGCGTCGCAGGCAATCAGGGCACTCGCCGCCCATGGCCTACTCGACTTCGAGGAGCTCACGCCGGAGAGCACAGTGCGCCTGCTCCGCCGCCTGGGCCTGTGGACCGTCGAGGACGTCAGGGCAGCACGTCGTACATCCGAGGAAGGGAAGGAGATGTCGGTTCAGCGGCAGCACGGTCAGAGTCCGCGGGCCGGAGCCATTCCGCCCACAGCCGCGGACGCCCTGCCCGCCTTCGCCGAAGACTTCGCCCGCCGGCTGGGCTCCATCCGGTCGACAGCCGACCTCACCCCGGCGCCGCCCCGATCCCCCGCCCGAGCCGTCGGCCACCCCCTCCGACCCGGAGGCACGACGGCCCCCGCACCGGACAGCATGAGCGCTCAACAGATCGGTCTCGCCGGAGAGATGGTTGCTGGAGAGTGGCTCCGGCAACGGTATGGAGTTCCCCCAAAGGAGAGTTGGGTCTCCGGTTTCCGGAACACAGTGCTCGGCGACAATCGAGGCGATGACGGTCTCGGCTACGACTTCGTGATCACGCTGCCCGAAGCCCGCCACTACTTCGAGGTCAAGGCATCCGAGCGGGACGACTACGAGTTCGAGCTCGGTGCTACCCAGGTCCGCCGTGCGCGCGAGCTCGCACTGGACGAGACGTACTCCGTTCTCTACATCTCCCACATCCGTGACGAAGACGCCCGGCTCCTGACCTGCCTGCCCAACCCGTTCAGCCCTCAAGGCCGACCGCTGTACCAGCTGACGGCCGAGACCCGTCGGCTCCGCTTCTTCCCTCTCCACGGAAAGCGGGAGCCGTAG
- a CDS encoding MFS transporter — protein sequence MSLSAGTRGTPPGGERAKRRLALVGGSLGNLVEWYDWFVYATFAIYFADSFFPGENPTAQLMNTAGIFAVGFLMRPVGGWILGRAADRHGRKSALTLTVAMMSVAALLIAVAPTYGQAGYFGALVLLLARLLQGMSIGGEYAASATYLTEASARGRRGLGSSLQYVSMTCGQLLGLGILITLQHTLSKDQLSSWGWRIPFVLGAFFAVVVFWLRRRLQETEAFTEVSAAGASKDDTRGTLKALWAHRRQACLVMALTLGGTVAYYTYTTYLTKYLIGSAGLPKSTATLVSFTSLVVFAVLQPFAGALSDRIGRRPLLITFAFGCTVGTYPIMIALRSASSYWSALGLSLIALVIVTGYTSINAAVKAELFPTGVRALGVALPYGIANALFGGTAEYVALWFKDAGHETMFFWYVSGCALVSLVTYVLMPDTRDAALSRSETASEAASASAVVPGAPLEAGS from the coding sequence ATGTCACTGTCTGCCGGAACGCGCGGAACACCGCCGGGCGGCGAGCGCGCGAAGCGCCGTCTCGCTCTGGTCGGCGGGTCGCTCGGCAATCTCGTCGAGTGGTACGACTGGTTCGTCTACGCCACCTTTGCGATCTACTTCGCCGACTCGTTCTTCCCGGGGGAGAACCCGACCGCGCAGCTGATGAACACGGCGGGGATCTTCGCCGTCGGGTTCCTGATGCGGCCGGTCGGAGGCTGGATCCTCGGACGTGCCGCGGACCGCCACGGACGCAAGAGCGCGCTCACCCTCACCGTCGCCATGATGTCGGTCGCGGCACTGCTCATCGCCGTTGCGCCCACCTACGGGCAGGCCGGCTACTTCGGTGCGCTGGTCCTGCTGCTGGCGCGGCTGTTGCAGGGGATGAGCATCGGTGGTGAGTACGCCGCGAGCGCCACCTATCTGACCGAGGCGTCGGCCCGCGGTCGCCGGGGGCTGGGCTCGTCCCTGCAGTACGTGTCGATGACCTGCGGCCAACTGCTCGGTCTGGGCATTCTCATCACCCTGCAGCACACCCTCAGCAAGGACCAGCTGTCGAGCTGGGGTTGGCGGATCCCGTTCGTGCTGGGGGCGTTCTTCGCGGTGGTGGTCTTCTGGCTGCGGCGGCGCTTGCAGGAGACCGAGGCATTCACCGAGGTGTCGGCGGCCGGCGCCTCGAAGGACGACACCCGCGGCACCCTGAAGGCGTTGTGGGCGCACCGCCGTCAGGCGTGCCTGGTCATGGCGCTCACCCTCGGTGGCACGGTGGCCTATTACACGTACACGACGTACCTGACCAAGTACCTGATCGGCAGTGCGGGCCTGCCCAAGTCCACCGCGACGCTGGTCAGCTTCACCTCGCTGGTGGTCTTCGCCGTGCTCCAGCCGTTCGCGGGGGCGCTGTCGGACCGCATCGGCCGCCGTCCGCTGCTGATCACCTTCGCGTTCGGCTGCACGGTCGGCACCTACCCGATCATGATCGCGCTGCGGTCGGCGTCGTCGTACTGGTCGGCGCTGGGGCTGTCGCTGATCGCCCTGGTGATCGTCACCGGGTACACCTCGATCAACGCGGCCGTGAAGGCGGAGCTCTTCCCCACCGGGGTGCGCGCGCTGGGCGTGGCGCTGCCCTACGGGATCGCCAACGCGCTCTTCGGCGGTACGGCGGAATACGTGGCGCTGTGGTTCAAGGACGCGGGCCACGAGACCATGTTCTTCTGGTACGTGTCCGGGTGCGCGCTGGTCTCCCTGGTGACGTACGTCCTGATGCCGGACACCCGGGACGCCGCGCTCAGCCGGAGCGAGACGGCCTCCGAGGCGGCGTCCGCATCGGCCGTCGTGCCGGGCGCCCCGCTGGAAGCCGGCAGCTGA
- a CDS encoding TAXI family TRAP transporter solute-binding subunit has product MTSADAGWATAPGARAGAEPGGGLGRRSVLGLGVGGLAALLAGCASQSGPVRRLRCATGPQGGPYHAFGRALAEAVTAGDHRLEIVPVGTSASVDNLRRLDRRSVELALAMADVAEDAVHGRAEFSRPIPVRALARVYVNYTHFVVPAHGPVRTVRALAGRPVATGADGSGVQVLAGRLLRVAGLTGDRAVRAQRLGLAASVRALRTGTVDALIWSGGVPTPALSELARVVPLRFLPLDGFVGPLRERYGPVYSAVTLPAGAYGLGEPVGTIGVGNYLLARADVPEPAVRELLQVVFARWRDLLRDVTAGARLEPRFAISTGGVPLHPGAVDYYRSAYG; this is encoded by the coding sequence GTGACCAGCGCAGATGCGGGGTGGGCGACGGCACCCGGGGCGCGGGCCGGCGCGGAGCCGGGGGGCGGACTCGGCCGCCGGAGCGTGCTGGGGCTCGGTGTCGGTGGACTGGCCGCCCTCCTGGCCGGATGTGCGTCGCAGTCCGGTCCCGTGCGGCGGCTGCGGTGTGCCACGGGCCCGCAGGGTGGGCCGTACCACGCCTTCGGTCGGGCGTTGGCCGAGGCCGTCACTGCCGGCGATCACCGGCTGGAGATCGTCCCCGTGGGTACCTCGGCGAGTGTCGACAACCTGCGCCGGCTGGACCGGCGGTCGGTGGAGCTCGCGCTGGCGATGGCGGACGTCGCCGAGGACGCGGTGCACGGCCGGGCGGAATTCTCCCGGCCGATTCCGGTCAGGGCACTGGCCCGGGTCTATGTGAACTACACCCACTTCGTCGTCCCCGCGCACGGCCCGGTCCGAACGGTCCGGGCACTCGCCGGGCGCCCGGTCGCCACGGGAGCGGACGGTTCGGGCGTTCAGGTGCTGGCGGGCCGGTTGTTGCGGGTGGCCGGACTGACCGGCGACCGGGCCGTGCGCGCGCAACGGCTCGGCCTCGCCGCTTCGGTGCGGGCCCTGCGCACCGGCACCGTCGATGCGCTGATCTGGTCCGGCGGCGTGCCGACGCCCGCACTGTCGGAACTCGCACGTGTCGTGCCGTTGCGCTTTCTGCCGCTGGACGGCTTCGTGGGGCCGCTGCGCGAGCGTTACGGCCCGGTGTACTCGGCGGTTACGCTTCCGGCCGGGGCGTACGGGCTGGGGGAGCCGGTGGGCACGATCGGTGTCGGCAACTACCTGCTGGCGCGGGCCGATGTGCCGGAACCTGCGGTGCGCGAACTGCTCCAGGTCGTCTTCGCCCGGTGGCGCGACCTGCTGCGGGACGTGACGGCGGGGGCGCGGCTGGAGCCCCGCTTCGCCATCTCCACCGGCGGGGTGCCGCTCCACCCCGGTGCGGTCGACTACTACCGCTCCGCCTACGGCTGA
- a CDS encoding response regulator transcription factor, with the protein MHALLVEDDDRMAHALGIALAQRGHTVRRVGRASDALQHAHEAEFVLLDLGLPDLDGLELLRRLRAVCAAPLIVVTARCGERDIVQGLRAGADDYVIKPFRTAELMARIDAVRRRTDVPSGGRNAGDGDTGGPVRTGDVEIDLGARTVTVAGAEVRLPRREYDVLAFLAARPGEVHSREEILDRIWGDVFLTASRSLDVHVAGVRAKTGRPGLIRTVRGFGYQLGDGGREDGP; encoded by the coding sequence ATGCATGCACTTCTGGTCGAGGACGACGACCGCATGGCCCACGCCCTCGGCATCGCCCTCGCTCAGCGCGGCCACACCGTCCGCAGGGTCGGCCGGGCCTCGGACGCGCTCCAGCATGCGCACGAGGCCGAGTTCGTCCTGCTCGACCTCGGCCTGCCGGACCTGGACGGCCTTGAGCTGCTGCGGCGGCTGCGCGCCGTCTGCGCCGCGCCCCTGATCGTGGTCACCGCCCGCTGCGGGGAGCGCGACATCGTGCAGGGCCTGCGCGCGGGCGCCGACGACTACGTGATCAAACCGTTCCGGACCGCGGAGCTGATGGCGCGCATCGATGCCGTACGCCGGCGCACGGACGTACCCTCCGGCGGCCGGAACGCGGGGGACGGCGACACCGGCGGGCCGGTCCGCACCGGTGATGTCGAGATCGACCTGGGGGCCCGTACGGTCACGGTGGCGGGGGCGGAGGTGCGGCTGCCCCGCCGGGAGTACGACGTGCTGGCGTTTCTGGCCGCGCGGCCGGGCGAGGTGCACTCGCGGGAGGAGATCCTGGACCGCATCTGGGGCGATGTCTTCCTGACCGCCTCACGGTCGCTGGACGTCCATGTCGCGGGCGTCCGCGCCAAGACGGGTCGGCCGGGCCTGATCCGCACGGTCCGCGGATTCGGCTACCAGCTGGGTGACGGGGGCCGGGAGGACGGCCCATGA
- a CDS encoding sensor histidine kinase, producing MRRRLLAVLIVLMGVAVLLLSVPLAGSLAQSRTEHLLLQRRADAARFADLADRLRTPTDRAELSAEIDRYAELYGAAVLVEDAAGHPVARAGRGAAAKAAAGAVDAGSGALTGRPTAQLPTIWAWGPSTVVLAEPVGQDERVSGAVVLAAPTDAARRDVTVRSALIAAGALAAFVTAALVAVGITRWLMRPVRDLDRAVEKLAAGSLQARAASDTGPPELRRLRRHFNSMAEAVADSVGRQRDFVADASHQLRNPLATLVLQLENIEPHLGPGPGRAEFARALDETERLGELLDGLLALARVESGSAALTDQDLSAEVRERATAWESVFRKTGIELTADVEDGLRGRVLPDAVGRVLDALLDNAAKFLPPGSRVEVHATLRDGTVVVRVADDGPGVPADQLPTLMRRFVRGAQHQNVPGSGLGLAIADEIARLSGGRLTIGHNTPRGLAVELLLPESEARR from the coding sequence ATGAGGCGCCGGCTGCTGGCCGTGCTGATCGTGCTCATGGGAGTGGCGGTGCTGCTGCTCTCCGTCCCCCTGGCCGGCAGCCTCGCACAGAGCCGGACCGAGCATCTGCTGCTCCAGCGAAGAGCCGACGCGGCGCGCTTCGCCGATCTCGCGGACCGGTTGCGGACGCCGACCGACCGGGCCGAGCTGTCCGCCGAGATCGACCGGTACGCCGAGCTGTACGGGGCCGCGGTACTGGTGGAGGACGCCGCAGGACACCCGGTCGCCCGGGCCGGGCGGGGCGCTGCGGCGAAGGCCGCTGCCGGGGCGGTGGACGCGGGGAGCGGGGCCCTGACCGGCCGCCCCACGGCACAGTTGCCGACGATCTGGGCTTGGGGCCCGTCCACCGTGGTGCTGGCCGAGCCGGTGGGCCAGGACGAGCGGGTGAGCGGAGCGGTGGTTCTGGCCGCCCCCACCGATGCGGCGCGACGGGACGTGACCGTCCGCTCCGCCCTCATCGCGGCGGGCGCGCTCGCCGCCTTCGTCACGGCTGCCCTGGTCGCGGTGGGGATCACCCGGTGGCTGATGCGCCCGGTGCGTGATCTGGACCGGGCCGTCGAGAAACTGGCCGCCGGCAGCCTCCAGGCGCGGGCCGCCTCCGACACCGGGCCGCCGGAACTGCGCCGACTGCGGCGGCACTTCAACAGCATGGCGGAGGCGGTGGCCGACTCCGTGGGACGCCAGCGTGACTTCGTCGCCGACGCCTCCCACCAGCTGCGCAACCCTCTGGCGACCCTGGTGCTCCAGTTGGAGAACATCGAGCCGCACCTGGGTCCCGGCCCGGGCCGGGCCGAGTTCGCCCGCGCGCTCGACGAGACCGAACGGTTGGGGGAACTGCTCGACGGACTGCTCGCGCTGGCCCGGGTGGAGTCGGGCAGCGCGGCACTGACCGACCAGGACCTGTCGGCAGAGGTGCGGGAGCGGGCGACGGCCTGGGAGTCCGTCTTCCGCAAGACCGGTATCGAGCTGACCGCGGACGTCGAGGACGGCCTGCGGGGGCGGGTGCTGCCCGATGCGGTGGGCCGCGTGCTGGACGCGCTGCTCGACAACGCCGCCAAGTTCCTCCCGCCCGGCAGCCGGGTCGAGGTGCACGCCACGCTTCGGGACGGCACCGTCGTCGTCCGTGTCGCCGATGACGGACCCGGGGTGCCAGCGGACCAACTGCCCACCCTGATGCGGCGTTTCGTGCGCGGCGCGCAGCACCAGAACGTGCCCGGCAGCGGGCTGGGCCTGGCCATCGCCGACGAGATCGCACGCCTCAGCGGCGGCCGGCTCACCATCGGCCACAACACGCCGCGGGGCCTCGCGGTGGAACTGCTGTTGCCGGAGAGCGAGGCGAGGCGGTGA
- a CDS encoding alpha/beta fold hydrolase has translation MRLRTLPLALVVATCTFFGFAAGPAQADDISPPGANDWTCKPSAAHPYPVVLVHGTFENMAKNWSVLSPQIKDAGYCVFALNYGNDATAHIADSAQELHTFVDSVLGATGAKKVDLVGHSQGGMMPRYYLDFLGGATKVDELVGIVPSNHGTTNPLTIPTGYAGCDACTEQMAGSPFLTHLNANGDTVPGPDYTVITTTHDEVVTPYTSAFLDGPAQRVTNVTLQDRCPLDTFEHDQSPNDPVVAQWVLNALGRSGPADPAFTPHCT, from the coding sequence ATGCGTCTGAGGACCCTCCCCCTGGCCCTGGTAGTGGCCACCTGCACCTTCTTCGGTTTCGCCGCCGGCCCCGCACAGGCCGACGACATCTCGCCGCCCGGCGCGAACGACTGGACGTGCAAGCCGTCCGCCGCGCACCCCTATCCCGTCGTGCTGGTCCACGGCACCTTCGAGAACATGGCCAAGAACTGGTCGGTCCTGTCGCCGCAGATCAAGGACGCCGGGTACTGCGTCTTCGCGCTCAACTACGGCAACGACGCCACCGCCCACATCGCCGACTCGGCCCAGGAACTCCACACGTTCGTCGACTCCGTACTGGGCGCGACCGGCGCCAAGAAGGTCGATCTGGTCGGTCACAGCCAGGGCGGAATGATGCCCCGCTACTACCTCGACTTCCTCGGAGGTGCCACCAAAGTGGACGAACTGGTGGGAATCGTCCCCTCGAACCACGGCACGACCAACCCCCTGACCATCCCGACCGGATATGCCGGCTGCGACGCCTGCACCGAGCAGATGGCCGGCTCGCCGTTCCTGACCCACCTCAATGCGAACGGGGACACGGTGCCGGGCCCCGACTACACCGTGATCACCACCACGCACGACGAGGTCGTGACCCCGTACACCAGCGCCTTCCTCGACGGACCGGCGCAGCGCGTCACCAACGTCACGCTCCAGGACCGCTGCCCCCTGGACACCTTCGAACACGACCAGAGCCCCAACGATCCGGTCGTCGCCCAGTGGGTCCTCAACGCCCTCGGCCGCAGCGGCCCCGCGGACCCCGCCTTCACGCCCCACTGCACCTGA